One Psychrobacillus glaciei genomic region harbors:
- a CDS encoding GNAT family N-acetyltransferase, with protein sequence MEISIEHMSEQIAKKILGWKYEQPYDFYNNELTDESIKELLDGFYYALVIDKQTLLGFFCIGESAQVPVGNQFGVYSDDCVDIGLGMNPKLVGQGNGFEFCSFILSHIENNHSGIPIRLTVAKFNERAIHLYEKLGFVRKNEFTTDFSGFIVMVK encoded by the coding sequence TTGGAAATTAGTATTGAACATATGAGTGAGCAGATAGCAAAAAAAATACTTGGTTGGAAATACGAGCAACCATATGATTTCTATAATAATGAATTGACAGATGAATCTATTAAAGAATTACTAGATGGTTTTTACTATGCGCTTGTTATTGATAAACAAACATTGTTAGGATTTTTTTGCATTGGGGAATCTGCGCAAGTTCCAGTTGGAAACCAATTTGGTGTCTATTCAGATGACTGCGTGGATATTGGGTTAGGTATGAATCCGAAACTGGTAGGTCAAGGTAACGGTTTTGAATTTTGCTCATTTATTTTAAGTCATATAGAAAACAACCATTCTGGTATACCCATTAGATTAACTGTAGCGAAGTTTAATGAACGAGCTATTCATTTATATGAAAAACTTGGATTTGTTAGGAAAAATGAATTTACAACAGATTTTTCGGGTTTTATTGTGATGGTTAAATAA
- a CDS encoding DUF6366 family protein, with translation MNTDKETPENRRERLRLEELKRNPIGNLNDAFNRASSGSFMDMGWKSTGLLILVLIVGFIIVSIFFK, from the coding sequence ATGAATACAGACAAGGAAACACCTGAAAATAGAAGAGAAAGATTAAGATTAGAAGAATTGAAAAGGAATCCAATTGGGAATTTAAATGATGCTTTTAATCGAGCAAGTAGTGGTAGTTTTATGGATATGGGTTGGAAAAGTACAGGGTTACTTATTCTTGTATTAATCGTCGGTTTTATTATTGTATCAATCTTTTTCAAGTGA
- a CDS encoding alpha/beta fold hydrolase, translated as MDIKKVDLLGYSFGGELALEFSYALPTIINKIVLSGPSLIALKTQYMIQIAGFVSIAESSLVNKIEEILGENTSIENKYKAVWEIVDSNTVDRLFFVDQDIARNYRELAKESNLHNTGLMLEALQEIPVETPLFERLQSIPHKTLLITGVHDRNTGIPISTIINRNLANSEWKLFNHSAHFPELEETNKFVGEVLHFLKNS; from the coding sequence ATGGATATCAAGAAAGTTGATTTATTAGGATACTCATTTGGTGGGGAACTAGCACTTGAATTTAGTTATGCACTTCCAACTATTATTAACAAAATAGTGCTATCTGGGCCAAGCTTAATAGCTTTAAAGACGCAATATATGATACAAATAGCTGGTTTCGTCTCGATTGCAGAATCTTCCTTAGTAAATAAAATAGAAGAAATACTTGGTGAAAATACTTCGATAGAAAATAAATATAAAGCGGTTTGGGAAATTGTAGATAGTAATACAGTTGACCGATTATTCTTTGTAGATCAAGATATTGCTAGAAATTACAGAGAGTTGGCAAAGGAAAGCAATTTGCATAATACAGGTCTGATGCTTGAAGCGTTACAGGAAATTCCAGTAGAAACACCTTTATTTGAAAGACTTCAAAGTATTCCACATAAAACATTACTTATTACTGGAGTTCATGATAGAAATACAGGGATTCCTATCTCTACTATTATTAATAGAAATCTTGCAAACAGTGAATGGAAATTGTTTAACCACAGTGCTCATTTCCCCGAATTAGAGGAAACGAATAAGTTTGTTGGAGAAGTATTGCATTTTTTGAAAAATTCTTAA
- a CDS encoding GNAT family N-acetyltransferase, producing MNIRLAERKDINQLIQMRWDFTLEDYQTKIFDESDFEAFKLECHDFLVKALDSETWFIWVAEENSKIVSHIYIELIQKVPRPGRITNPFAFMTNVYTVEGFRNKGIGSKLITTINEWVERKKYEFIIVWPSDDSIDYYKRNGYKHCKEPMEFFSS from the coding sequence ATGAATATTAGGCTCGCTGAAAGAAAAGACATTAACCAGTTGATTCAAATGAGATGGGATTTCACATTAGAAGACTATCAAACTAAAATATTTGATGAGAGCGATTTCGAAGCATTTAAATTAGAGTGTCATGACTTTTTAGTGAAGGCTCTCGATAGTGAAACCTGGTTTATTTGGGTTGCAGAGGAAAACTCAAAAATCGTATCTCATATCTACATAGAATTAATACAAAAAGTACCACGTCCTGGAAGGATAACTAATCCATTTGCATTTATGACAAATGTCTATACAGTCGAGGGCTTTAGAAACAAGGGAATAGGAAGTAAATTGATCACAACGATAAATGAATGGGTAGAGAGGAAGAAGTATGAATTTATCATTGTTTGGCCAAGTGATGATAGCATTGATTATTATAAGCGAAATGGATATAAGCATTGTAAAGAACCTATGGAGTTTTTTTCTTCATAA